In Panicum virgatum strain AP13 chromosome 4N, P.virgatum_v5, whole genome shotgun sequence, a single window of DNA contains:
- the LOC120670669 gene encoding U-box domain-containing protein 35-like has product MEIEEAAGEMEEMEAPAFSTVAVAISGSRSSRHALKWALDKFVPEGKVLFRILHVRPAITMVPTPMGNFIPISQVREDVASAYRKEAEWQASNMLLPFKKMCAQKKVEAEAVLLESDDVAAAISEEIGKFNISKLVLGSSSKNIFRRKLKGSKTATKISESTPSFCTAYVISKGKLTFVRSATSDVVETPRSISSSTVSSPSSRSLSSCAPSEWGDTYGTPNVSFHQPSLPLQRSQALAIINKLSDRRASSGSVASEVSCNEDTALTSSHSIVSEMQFSSGSSGNSMYKSFHRDNLPDNSDQASVSEISENVHHSNDQDDLRLQIERLRVKLQHLHKLHECSQHESFDTSQELKKLRTQDIEDEIKLKEIQLTEDRVRRLVRKQEMEEHEAGKEAEFKQCSDQIEEKHSYNDQANENETGKKIAGCSYDEYNRYKWEEIQASTSSFSSALMIGKGSYGTVYKAKFHHTVAAVKVLNSPEGCGSQQLQQELEVLGKIRHPHLLMMLGACPEHGCLVYEYMENGSLDDMLQRRNNTPPLTWFDRFRITWEVATALMFLHSSKPEPIIHRDLKPANILLDRNLVSKIGDVGLSTLLPSMGQYLSTMIKNTAPVGTLCYIDPEYQRTGVLSMKSDVYALGIVILQLLTARSPMGLAHVVETALEDGCFVDILDASAGQWPLNETQQLAALALKCSEMRRKDRPDLNEHVLPILERLKDVATKARESVLQGHTAPPSHFICPILQEVMMDPYVASDGYTYDRKAIELWLSTNDTSPMTNLRLPNKSLIPNHSLRSAIMDWRSKSK; this is encoded by the exons ATGGAGATCGAGGAAGCCGCCGGCGAGATGGAGGAAATGGAGGCCCCCGCCTTCagcacggtggcggtggcgatcagcgggagcaggagcagcaggcACGCGCTCAAGTGGGCCCTCGACAAGTTCGTCCCCGAAGGGAAGGTCCTCTTCCGGATCCTCCACGTGCGCCCGGCGATCACCATGGTGCCCACCCCAA TGGGCAATTTTATCCCAATCTCACAAGTACGGGAAGACGTAGCATCTGCATACAGGAAAGAAGCAGAATGGCAAGCGAGCAATATGCTTCTTCCTTTCAAGAAGATGTGTGCTCAGAAAAAG GTAGAAGCTGAAGCTGTTTTACTTGAATCAGATGATGTTGCTGCTGCAATAAGTGAAGAAATAGGAAAATTCAATATTTCCAAATTAGTTTTAGGTTCTTCATCAAAGAATATATTCCGAAG GAAACTCAAAGGAAGTAAGACTGCAACCAAAATCTCTGAGTCCACTCCGAGCTTCTGTACAGCATATGTTATTTCAAAAGGAAAACTTACATTCGTGCGCTCAGCTACATCTGACGTTGTTGAAACACCTCGATCCATATCTTCTTCAACTGTTTCTTCTCCTAGTTCTAGAAGTCTTTCCTCCTGTGCACCTTCAG AATGGGGAGACACATATGGAACACCAAATGTATCGTTCCACCAACCTTCCCTGCCATTGCAGCGCAGCCAAGCACTGGCAATCATAAACAAGTTGTCAGACAGGAGAGCTAGCTCAGGCAGTGTTGCAAGCGAGGTCTCTTGCAATGAAGACACAGCCCTGACAAGTTCACACTCAATCGTATCAGAGATGCAGTTCAGTAGTGGTAGCAGTGGAAATTCTATGTACAAGAGCTTCCACAGAGATAATTTGCCTGATAACTCTGATCAGGCATCAGTTTCAGAAATTTCAGAAAATGTTCACCATTCTAATGATCAG GATGATCTCAGGCTTCAGATTGAAAGGTTGAGGGTTAAATTACAACATCTTCATAAGCTTCATGAATGTTCTCAGCACGAATCATTTGACACCAGTCAAGAA CTGAAAAAGTTGCGCACTCAAGACATTGAAGATGAAATCAAGCTTAAAGAAATTCAACTGACAGAGGACAGAGTAAGAAGATTGGTAAGAAAACAGGAGATGGAAGAACACGAAGCAGGGAAAGAAGCTGAATTTAAGCAATGCTCTGATCAAATTGAAGAAAAACACAGCTATAATGACCAAGCTAATGAGAACGAAACAGGAAAGAAGATTGCAGGATGCTCTTATGATGAATATAATAGGTATAAATGGGAGGAGATTCAGGCGTCAACGTCATCATTCTCTTCTGCTCTCATGATTGGTAAGGGGTCATATGGCACCGTTTACAAGGCGAAATTTCACCATACAGTAGCAGCTGTCAAAGTATTGAACTCCCCTGAAGGCTGTGGAAGTCAGCAATTACAGCAGGAG CTTGAGGTCCTTGGTAAAATTCGTCACCCTCACCTGCTGATGATGCTTGGAGCATGCCCTGAACATGGTTGCCTGGTTTATGAGTACATGGAAAATGGTAGCCTGGATGACATGCTGCAACGCAGGAATAATACGCCACCATTGACCTGGTTTGACCGTTTCAGAATAACCTGGGAGGTGGCCACTGCTCTGATGTTTCTTCATAGTTCCAAACCAGAGCCTATCATCCACCGTGATCTGAAACCTGCAAACATATTGCTCGACAGGAACTTGGTTAGCAAGATAGGTGATGTTGGCCTATCAACTTTGCTTCCAAGCATGGGCCAGTACTTGTCTACAATGATCAAGAACACTGCACCTGTGGGCACGTTGTGCTACATTGACCCAGAATACCAAAGGACCGGTGTGCTATCCATGAAATCCGATGTTTACGCGCTAGGCATTGTGATCTTGCAGTTGCTGACAGCAAGATCACCGATGGGCCTTGCGCATGTTGTGGAGACCGCACTAGAGGATGGTTGCTTTGTTGACATACTTGATGCATCTGCTGGGCAGTGGCCTTTGAATGAGACACAACAACTGGCTGCTCTGGCACTCAAGTGCTCTGAAATGAGGCGTAAAGACCGGCCTGACTTGAATGAGCATGTTCTTCCGATACTGGAGCGACTGAAGGATGTTGCAACCAAGGCCAGAGAGTCTGTTCTTCAGGGTCACACGGCACCTCCAAGCCATTTCATTTGCCCCATACTTCAG GAAGTGATGATGGATCCATATGTTGCATCAGATGGTTACACCTATGATCGTAAGGCGATTGAGTTGTGGCTGAGTACGAACGACACGTCCCCGATGACCAACCTGCGTTTACCGAACAAGAGCCTGATACCAAATCACTCTCTTCGTTCTGCAATCATGGACTGGAGGTCGAAAAGCAAGTGA